The following proteins are co-located in the Candidatus Methylomirabilis limnetica genome:
- a CDS encoding CopG family transcriptional regulator, which yields MSEPVKRSTVYFSPDLHRALRIKAAHTQRTVSDLVNDAVRMALREDQEDLAAFVERQAELVMTYEDLLRDLKSHGKI from the coding sequence ATGAGTGAACCAGTCAAGCGCTCCACTGTCTACTTCAGTCCGGATCTGCATCGAGCTCTTCGCATAAAGGCTGCCCATACCCAGCGCACGGTGTCCGATCTCGTCAATGATGCTGTGCGCATGGCCCTCCGCGAGGATCAAGAAGACTTGGCTGCCTTCGTCGAGCGACAGGCGGAACTCGTGATGACCTACGAGGATCTCTTGAGAGACCTGAAGTCTCATGGGAAGATTTAG
- a CDS encoding type II toxin-antitoxin system RelE family toxin, translating to MGRFSLVFKKSVAKDLQGIPKEDVSRLLKCFEVLAEDPHGKGCEKLSGQERYRLRQGSYRIVYEIQGDVLVVIVVTVGRLRDVYRRR from the coding sequence ATGGGAAGATTTAGCCTGGTCTTCAAGAAATCAGTCGCCAAGGATCTTCAAGGGATTCCGAAGGAGGACGTTTCCCGGCTCCTGAAATGCTTTGAGGTATTAGCGGAAGATCCACACGGGAAAGGGTGCGAGAAGTTGTCCGGACAGGAGAGGTATCGGCTTCGCCAAGGTTCATACCGTATCGTCTACGAGATCCAGGGTGATGTTCTCGTTGTGATCGTTGTTACGGTCGGGCGCCTGCGCGACGTCTACAGGCGCAGGTAA
- a CDS encoding DJ-1/PfpI family protein, with product MAAKKILMLVGDFVEDYEAMVPFQMLTMVGHTVHTVCPGKKAGDTVRTAVHDFEGDQTYSEKRGHNFALNATFAKIRPKNYDALVIPGGRSPEYLRLNEQVLDIVRHFAKENKPIASICHGQQLLTAAGVVEGKRCTSYPAVRPELIRAGAKWEEVNATFSNACVYGTLVTAAAWPGHPEWMRKFLDVLGTKIEP from the coding sequence ATGGCGGCAAAGAAGATTCTGATGCTTGTGGGGGATTTTGTTGAGGACTACGAGGCGATGGTTCCCTTTCAGATGTTGACCATGGTCGGGCATACGGTTCACACGGTCTGCCCCGGCAAGAAGGCCGGCGACACTGTGCGGACAGCCGTCCACGACTTCGAGGGGGACCAGACGTACAGCGAGAAGCGGGGTCACAACTTCGCCCTCAACGCCACCTTCGCCAAGATCAGGCCCAAGAATTACGACGCCCTGGTGATTCCGGGAGGACGGTCGCCGGAATACCTTCGCTTGAACGAGCAGGTGCTCGACATCGTCCGACACTTTGCGAAGGAGAACAAACCTATCGCCTCCATTTGTCATGGACAGCAACTCTTGACGGCGGCCGGTGTCGTGGAGGGCAAGCGCTGCACCTCCTATCCGGCCGTGAGGCCTGAGCTGATCCGAGCCGGCGCCAAGTGGGAAGAGGTGAACGCTACCTTCTCCAATGCGTGTGTATATGGTACCCTTGTCACAGCCGCAGCTTGGCCAGGCCATCCTGAATGGATGCGCAAGTTTCTGGATGTGTTAGGCACCAAGATCGAGCCTTAA
- a CDS encoding potassium channel family protein, protein MIKLRIAVLFLAVVVITGIAGYRFLEGYTWFEAFYMTIITISTVGFQEVRPLSSTGRLFTIGLLFAGLGVVLYTAGTVTAKIVEGEFQQFFGRRRMEKQIDALTNHYLVCGYGRIGEVICRELASKPVPFVVIELEEERVRRVEEAGHLLLKGDATDEKVLLVAGVIRAKGLFATMPVDADNVFMVLTAKDLNPSIFVVARAETERSEKTLVHAGADKVISPYAMGGHRMAQAALRPAVVDIIELATHYQSLELQLEEIVVPPGSPCEGVTLRDSGLRQEPGVIVVAIKRALGGMIFNPSADEKIEAGDSLVALGEVARLRWLERRVELTSST, encoded by the coding sequence TTGATAAAACTAAGGATCGCTGTACTGTTTCTCGCGGTTGTAGTGATCACAGGGATTGCAGGGTATCGCTTCCTTGAGGGGTATACGTGGTTTGAGGCCTTCTATATGACGATCATCACCATCTCAACGGTGGGATTTCAAGAGGTAAGACCCTTGAGCTCGACCGGTAGGCTCTTCACGATCGGGCTCCTCTTTGCCGGCCTGGGGGTGGTTCTCTATACAGCAGGAACTGTTACCGCAAAAATCGTGGAGGGGGAGTTCCAGCAGTTCTTCGGGAGGAGGAGAATGGAGAAGCAAATCGACGCCCTGACAAACCACTATCTCGTGTGCGGCTATGGTCGTATCGGGGAGGTGATCTGCCGCGAGTTGGCTTCAAAGCCTGTCCCGTTTGTAGTCATTGAGCTGGAGGAAGAGCGGGTCCGCAGGGTGGAGGAGGCGGGCCACCTGTTGCTCAAGGGGGATGCCACCGATGAGAAGGTCCTCCTGGTTGCCGGGGTGATAAGGGCCAAAGGTCTCTTCGCCACCATGCCGGTCGATGCGGACAATGTCTTTATGGTCCTCACGGCCAAGGATCTCAACCCCTCCATCTTTGTAGTAGCCAGGGCCGAGACGGAGCGTAGCGAAAAGACCCTCGTCCACGCAGGGGCCGATAAGGTTATTTCGCCCTACGCAATGGGGGGACACCGCATGGCTCAGGCGGCCCTCCGCCCCGCCGTGGTGGACATCATTGAATTGGCCACGCACTATCAAAGCCTGGAACTGCAGCTTGAGGAGATTGTGGTGCCACCGGGGTCTCCCTGCGAGGGGGTCACGCTGCGTGACTCCGGGCTACGCCAGGAGCCGGGGGTGATTGTGGTAGCGATCAAGCGGGCATTGGGTGGCATGATCTTTAATCCCTCCGCAGATGAAAAGATTGAGGCCGGGGATAGCCTTGTCGCCCTGGGAGAGGTTGCCCGCCTGAGGTGGTTGGAACGGCGAGTAGAATTGACTTCTTCAACATAA
- a CDS encoding SHOCT domain-containing protein — protein sequence MMMRWEETMSGPWFWGWGILWMVMITAFWLLILLVLVLAVRWLWQAGSGIRSVQPPEESAQEILKKRYARGEIGKEEFETKKRDLL from the coding sequence ATGATGATGCGGTGGGAGGAGACGATGTCTGGCCCCTGGTTCTGGGGGTGGGGAATCCTCTGGATGGTGATGATTACGGCCTTCTGGCTCCTCATCCTGTTGGTGCTGGTGCTGGCGGTTCGCTGGCTCTGGCAGGCTGGTTCCGGGATCCGCTCCGTCCAGCCACCGGAGGAATCAGCCCAGGAGATCCTCAAGAAGCGGTATGCCAGGGGCGAGATTGGGAAGGAAGAGTTCGAAACCAAGAAGCGCGATTTACTGTGA
- a CDS encoding phosphatase PAP2 family protein produces MMPRLHDRSKPSGSIVRPFDSKVLSYTPLLFAVLPFLVLYIDGPVKTFILSVQSDWGLMVASAITALGYGPVAAAVAVTLLVIGLKAGKHREATVGKFGLLAVILGGLSSQIMKNLFCRSRPLAEKSGQFFVDFPCLGKGSGLISFPSGHSVTAFALACVLSRAYPRWTFLFYGLAVLVALSRIYLAKHFPSDVVAGAAIGLLAGWIVCRFAAFSLVHGHT; encoded by the coding sequence ATGATGCCAAGGTTGCACGATCGCTCGAAGCCTTCCGGGTCCATCGTCAGGCCATTCGACAGCAAGGTGTTGAGTTATACCCCCCTGTTATTCGCCGTGTTGCCTTTTCTTGTGTTGTACATAGACGGCCCCGTCAAGACCTTCATCCTGTCGGTGCAGAGCGATTGGGGGCTGATGGTTGCGAGTGCGATCACCGCCCTCGGGTATGGCCCAGTGGCTGCCGCCGTGGCTGTGACCCTTTTGGTCATCGGCCTGAAGGCTGGAAAGCATCGAGAGGCCACCGTGGGCAAATTCGGATTACTTGCGGTGATCCTCGGTGGCCTCTCCAGTCAGATCATGAAAAACCTGTTTTGCCGATCCCGTCCCCTTGCTGAAAAGTCGGGCCAGTTTTTTGTCGATTTTCCTTGCTTGGGTAAAGGTTCCGGCCTCATCTCCTTCCCCTCCGGCCATTCTGTGACCGCCTTTGCCCTGGCATGTGTGCTCTCCCGCGCCTATCCCAGGTGGACGTTTCTCTTCTACGGGCTGGCCGTCCTGGTCGCCCTCTCCAGGATCTATCTCGCCAAGCATTTCCCCTCTGATGTTGTGGCCGGGGCCGCAATCGGCCTCTTGGCAGGTTGGATCGTCTGTCGGTTTGCGGCCTTTTCCCTTGTGCATGGGCACACCTGA
- a CDS encoding ArnT family glycosyltransferase codes for MTTLLLGVGLLLFFYRLDSLYLFDADEPAYAEAAREMLISGDWITPHFNFQPRFDKPILFYWLIALAYKSFGIGEYAARFWSAAFAAGLTASIYLFGRQLLGRRGACIAALAFATNVGTIVLGRAAVTDMTLAFCMTWALFCFFDVYRATDKTHESLLFVGYLAVALAVLTKGPIGLLLPGLVIGLFLIIRRKVRATLSRLRLLSGLALFTVIALPWYVLVLRENGWTFVQGFFVQHHLNRYLGVVSSHVGGPLYFLPVVALGYFPWSGTLPNAFGHLWAIRSRLRDELTGRQELLLFLWVWCGVVVLFFSFSHTKLPSYIFPAVPALALLTGAAGEAAIDERQQGWRWERACDWLVGGMACSLAVILLFLPSIADRIRLREAPDIPPFDFGLAPYVLAVLLLVGLGLALVARRRGQGDMAVAATAVTMILSIVLAVHQVAPAIQESLQKSLHDFAIIARQELRHGDILVAYDLNAPSLVFYSKRQVAIIKRGEEAGFHGLAVSYGRLFIVAKAAAETRLQQVPDIFPLDRRGGYVLYSNRYSP; via the coding sequence GTGACGACCCTCCTCCTTGGTGTCGGCCTGCTGCTCTTCTTCTATCGCCTGGATTCGCTCTACCTGTTCGACGCAGATGAGCCGGCCTACGCGGAGGCGGCGAGGGAGATGCTGATCTCGGGAGACTGGATCACACCCCACTTTAATTTCCAGCCTCGCTTCGATAAACCGATCTTATTCTACTGGCTGATCGCGCTGGCCTACAAAAGCTTCGGGATCGGCGAGTACGCGGCCCGCTTCTGGTCTGCCGCCTTTGCTGCCGGCCTCACGGCGTCGATCTACCTATTCGGACGGCAACTGCTTGGCCGGCGGGGCGCATGCATTGCCGCTCTGGCCTTTGCCACGAACGTCGGGACCATCGTTCTGGGGCGGGCGGCGGTCACCGACATGACGCTCGCCTTTTGCATGACCTGGGCACTCTTCTGTTTTTTCGATGTCTATCGGGCTACAGACAAGACGCACGAGAGCCTCCTCTTTGTTGGATATCTGGCTGTGGCGCTCGCCGTTCTCACGAAGGGCCCGATCGGCCTTTTGCTTCCTGGGCTGGTTATCGGCCTGTTTCTGATCATTCGTAGAAAGGTCCGAGCGACTCTTTCCAGGCTTCGGCTGCTCAGCGGCCTTGCGCTGTTTACCGTGATCGCCCTTCCATGGTACGTCTTGGTCCTGCGCGAGAACGGATGGACGTTTGTTCAAGGATTCTTTGTACAACACCACCTGAACCGCTATCTCGGTGTAGTGTCAAGCCATGTCGGGGGCCCCCTGTATTTCTTGCCGGTGGTCGCCCTCGGCTATTTTCCGTGGAGCGGAACGCTGCCCAATGCCTTTGGTCATCTCTGGGCTATCCGAAGTCGATTACGTGATGAACTAACCGGACGACAGGAATTGTTACTCTTTTTATGGGTCTGGTGTGGTGTCGTCGTGCTCTTTTTCTCATTCTCCCACACGAAACTCCCGTCCTATATCTTCCCCGCTGTCCCTGCGCTCGCCTTGCTGACAGGGGCTGCGGGAGAGGCCGCCATCGACGAACGACAGCAGGGATGGAGGTGGGAGAGGGCATGTGACTGGCTCGTGGGTGGGATGGCCTGTTCACTTGCCGTGATCCTCCTCTTCCTACCATCAATTGCTGATCGTATCCGCCTCCGCGAGGCGCCTGATATTCCCCCATTTGATTTTGGGCTGGCGCCTTACGTGCTGGCTGTCCTCCTCCTGGTTGGACTTGGCCTTGCGCTAGTAGCCAGGCGAAGAGGGCAGGGGGATATGGCAGTGGCCGCGACGGCGGTCACGATGATCCTGAGCATCGTGCTGGCCGTGCATCAGGTTGCCCCGGCCATACAGGAGAGTCTTCAGAAGTCTCTCCACGATTTCGCCATTATCGCCAGGCAAGAGCTTCGCCACGGTGACATCCTGGTGGCCTATGACCTGAACGCACCCAGCCTTGTATTTTACTCAAAACGACAAGTCGCGATCATCAAGAGGGGAGAGGAAGCCGGGTTTCACGGTCTTGCCGTCTCTTATGGGCGGCTCTTCATCGTAGCCAAGGCCGCCGCAGAGACTCGCTTGCAACAGGTCCCGGATATTTTCCCCTTGGACAGGCGAGGGGGGTATGTCCTATACTCTAATCGTTACAGTCCGTGA
- a CDS encoding polyprenyl synthetase family protein translates to MIAETILSPVTSELALVEERLLQDIGGDVELISEIIRYVLKSGGKRVRPALLLLSAKLCGYCGGSRNIELAVAAEYMHAATLIHDDIIDRADKRRGLPSANNAWGPQISVLAGDFLYARSIQILVTDGDLAVLQTFADATVRMIEGQVREVQMAGNLDLTYNEYLNIMTLKTAALISAACRTGALIADRPAEDVAALTEFGLNVGIGFQLVDDALDFVAEEYRLGKPVGNDFKEGKMTFPVLHVMRTGSEADKGRIRELVAQETIGESDLAEVKAIMERYGAVAATMELVRNYLKKAKASLGSFPDSDAKRSLVLMVDFIGDRDW, encoded by the coding sequence GTGATTGCCGAGACGATTCTCTCTCCTGTTACTTCTGAACTCGCCCTGGTCGAGGAGCGGCTGCTCCAGGACATAGGCGGCGATGTAGAGTTGATCTCCGAGATTATCCGGTATGTGCTCAAGAGCGGCGGTAAACGGGTCCGACCTGCGCTGCTGCTGCTTTCGGCAAAGCTCTGCGGCTATTGTGGCGGCTCTCGTAACATTGAGCTTGCGGTGGCGGCAGAGTATATGCACGCTGCCACGCTTATCCATGATGATATCATCGATCGTGCCGACAAGCGCCGCGGACTCCCGTCGGCGAATAATGCCTGGGGTCCTCAGATCTCCGTGCTGGCCGGCGATTTCCTCTATGCCAGATCGATTCAGATCCTGGTGACAGATGGTGACTTGGCTGTCTTACAGACCTTTGCCGACGCGACGGTTCGGATGATTGAGGGTCAGGTGCGCGAGGTTCAGATGGCCGGAAACCTCGACCTCACTTATAACGAGTATCTGAACATCATGACGTTAAAGACCGCTGCCCTGATCTCAGCCGCTTGCAGGACTGGCGCCCTGATCGCCGATAGACCAGCGGAGGATGTGGCTGCGTTAACCGAGTTCGGCTTGAATGTGGGGATCGGGTTCCAGTTGGTCGATGACGCGCTGGATTTTGTCGCCGAGGAGTACCGGCTGGGTAAGCCGGTAGGGAACGATTTCAAAGAGGGAAAGATGACGTTTCCGGTGCTCCATGTGATGCGGACAGGCTCGGAGGCCGATAAGGGCAGGATCAGAGAGTTGGTCGCGCAGGAGACCATCGGAGAGTCTGATCTGGCAGAGGTAAAGGCGATAATGGAACGGTATGGCGCCGTTGCGGCCACGATGGAGCTCGTTCGCAACTACCTCAAGAAAGCCAAGGCATCCCTTGGTAGCTTTCCGGATTCGGACGCCAAACGTTCGCTTGTCCTGATGGTCGATTTTATAGGAGATCGAGACTGGTGA
- the lepA gene encoding translation elongation factor 4 — MATNLQQIRNFSIIAHIDHGKSTLADRILEATGALQPREMEAQVLDHMDLERERGITIKAKAVRLHYKRQGEQEYILNLIDTPGHVDFCYEVSRSLSACEGALLVIDAVQGVEAQTLANVHLAMEHDLTIIPVINKIDLPNADVARVKMQIEETLAIDASEAILCSAKQGIGTEEVIEAVIKRIPPPKGSPDAPLKALIFDSSFDPYQGVVMYVRLYDGQVRHGTRILLMSTGVAFEVLQVGVFTPQMRPADLLSAGEVGYIIAGIRDVRHTRVGDTITAVDRPTTTALPGFKEVRPMVFAGLYPTESEQYQEMKEALEKLRLNDFSFSFEPETSLALGFGFRCGFLGLLHMEIIQERLEREFDLTLITTAPTVVYRVVKRDGTVVEVDNPSDLPLTQQIERVEEPYIKASIMAPGEYIGPIFGLCQEKRGIQRGVEYMEGGRILITYDLPLNEIVMDFYDRLKSATRGYASLDYEFLDYREGQLAKLDILVNDEPVDALSCIVPKEQAHLRGRMLAERMRELIPRQLFEVVIQAALGGKVIARETVRPLRKNVTAKCYGGDISRKRKLLERQKEGKRRMKQVGRVEIPQEAFMAALKVKSP, encoded by the coding sequence ATGGCGACCAACCTGCAACAGATTCGTAACTTCTCCATCATTGCGCACATCGATCATGGAAAGTCAACCCTGGCCGACCGGATCCTGGAGGCCACTGGGGCGCTGCAGCCACGTGAGATGGAGGCCCAGGTCCTGGATCATATGGATCTAGAGCGGGAACGGGGTATTACCATCAAGGCGAAGGCCGTTCGCCTCCACTACAAGCGGCAGGGCGAGCAAGAGTATATCCTGAACCTGATCGACACTCCCGGCCATGTGGACTTTTGCTACGAGGTTTCGAGAAGCCTCTCCGCGTGTGAGGGCGCGCTGCTCGTGATCGATGCCGTCCAGGGGGTGGAGGCGCAGACGCTCGCCAATGTCCATCTCGCCATGGAACATGACCTGACCATCATCCCGGTTATTAACAAGATTGATCTGCCGAATGCCGATGTTGCCCGGGTAAAGATGCAGATAGAGGAGACCCTGGCCATCGATGCCTCCGAGGCGATCCTGTGCAGCGCCAAACAGGGGATCGGCACTGAGGAGGTGATCGAAGCGGTCATCAAGCGGATCCCGCCTCCCAAAGGATCCCCGGACGCTCCTCTGAAAGCGCTGATTTTTGACTCTTCATTCGATCCGTACCAAGGCGTGGTCATGTATGTCCGGCTGTACGATGGGCAGGTGCGCCACGGGACGAGGATACTCCTGATGTCCACCGGTGTTGCGTTCGAGGTGTTACAGGTCGGCGTCTTCACCCCTCAGATGCGCCCGGCAGATCTCCTGTCAGCCGGAGAGGTAGGGTACATCATTGCCGGTATCAGGGATGTGCGTCACACCAGGGTAGGGGATACCATTACTGCCGTAGACAGACCTACAACCACGGCCCTGCCTGGCTTCAAAGAGGTCCGGCCTATGGTGTTTGCCGGTCTGTACCCGACCGAGAGCGAACAGTACCAGGAAATGAAGGAGGCATTGGAGAAGCTTCGCCTCAACGATTTTTCCTTTAGTTTTGAGCCGGAGACCTCGCTCGCCCTCGGCTTTGGTTTCCGGTGTGGTTTCCTTGGCTTGCTCCACATGGAGATCATCCAGGAGCGACTGGAGCGCGAGTTCGACCTGACGCTGATTACTACCGCTCCGACGGTAGTATACCGAGTGGTCAAGAGAGACGGAACCGTTGTTGAGGTGGATAACCCCAGTGACCTTCCTCTTACGCAGCAGATCGAACGGGTTGAGGAGCCATACATCAAGGCCTCCATCATGGCGCCTGGTGAGTATATTGGGCCAATCTTTGGGCTCTGTCAGGAGAAGCGTGGGATTCAACGCGGCGTCGAGTACATGGAAGGTGGTCGAATCCTCATTACCTACGACCTCCCGCTCAATGAGATCGTCATGGATTTCTACGACCGGCTGAAGTCTGCCACCCGCGGCTACGCCTCCCTGGACTATGAATTTCTCGATTATCGGGAGGGCCAGTTGGCGAAGCTGGATATCCTGGTTAACGATGAGCCGGTTGACGCACTTTCTTGCATCGTCCCGAAGGAGCAGGCACACCTGAGGGGCCGGATGCTGGCGGAACGGATGAGGGAGCTGATCCCGAGGCAGCTCTTCGAGGTGGTAATTCAGGCTGCGCTTGGCGGCAAGGTCATCGCGCGGGAGACCGTGCGTCCCCTGCGTAAAAATGTGACGGCCAAATGCTATGGCGGGGACATCAGCCGCAAGCGAAAGCTGCTTGAGCGCCAGAAGGAGGGGAAACGCCGGATGAAGCAGGTGGGCAGGGTCGAGATTCCACAGGAGGCCTTCATGGCGGCGCTGAAGGTGAAAAGCCCATGA
- the lepB gene encoding signal peptidase I yields MTRQTMDETTKKDQEPTSQPGAKPEKSVIRQYSEAVIIAIILALVIRSFIIQAFKIPSGSMLQTLQIGDHIMVNKFLYWFTDTQHGDIIVFKYPQDEERDFIKRAVALPGDKMEIRGKQVYINDKPIAEPYAVHLDPDIIEKSSSPRDNFGPVVVAPGQLFMMGDNRDYSMDSRFWGFLDMKKIKGKAFIIYWSWDHERFRPRWERIGMLVR; encoded by the coding sequence ATGACGCGGCAGACGATGGATGAGACGACAAAGAAGGATCAGGAGCCCACTTCGCAGCCAGGCGCGAAACCGGAGAAGTCGGTCATTCGGCAATATTCCGAGGCCGTCATCATTGCCATTATCCTGGCGCTGGTGATCAGAAGTTTTATAATCCAAGCCTTCAAAATCCCCTCTGGATCGATGCTCCAGACGCTGCAGATCGGCGATCACATCATGGTCAATAAGTTCCTGTATTGGTTTACCGATACGCAGCATGGGGACATTATCGTGTTCAAGTATCCCCAGGATGAGGAGAGAGACTTCATTAAGCGAGCGGTCGCCCTGCCAGGTGATAAGATGGAGATACGGGGAAAACAGGTCTACATCAACGATAAGCCTATCGCTGAGCCGTACGCGGTTCACCTGGATCCTGACATCATCGAGAAATCGAGTTCGCCTCGGGACAATTTCGGTCCGGTCGTGGTTGCGCCGGGTCAACTCTTCATGATGGGCGATAACCGGGACTACAGCATGGATAGCAGATTCTGGGGCTTTCTTGACATGAAGAAGATCAAGGGGAAAGCTTTTATTATCTACTGGTCGTGGGATCACGAGCGCTTCAGGCCCCGCTGGGAGCGAATCGGGATGTTAGTCCGATGA
- the hemW gene encoding radical SAM family heme chaperone HemW, whose protein sequence is MKAVSSFKFRVSSSNSAIDPKPETRNPKPFGLYIHIPYCLSRCHYCDFNTYRLDDAHVQQYLDGLAQEITLRASAMAIRDRRVCSVFFGGGTPSILQASQLIGILDHCRAAFTFEDGVEVSLEANPGTVDLPKLRTLWEGGVTRLSVGVQAVQDRLLQRIGRAHAACEAKRAFWLMREAGFSNINLDLMFGLPGQSIGDWSETLDWAISVGPEHVSPYGLILEEGTPLHQEHRQGEIGLPDEEAEAVMYGMAVDRLLDAGFEHYEISNFARPGFRCRHNLVYWHHQEYLGMGAGAHSFLAGRRFYNELLPASYVRAISERGTAVAGDEELSAEMLRSERLMLGLRLRAGLDVQVFKDVLSIEDLSASDRVTRLLDDGFLRVKEGRVQITERGLLVANELIVQLL, encoded by the coding sequence ATGAAGGCAGTTTCGAGTTTCAAGTTTCGAGTTTCGAGTTCTAACTCTGCCATAGACCCGAAACCCGAAACCAGAAACCCGAAACCCTTCGGTTTATACATCCATATCCCCTATTGCCTGTCACGCTGTCATTACTGCGATTTCAACACCTATCGTCTTGATGACGCTCACGTACAGCAGTATCTGGATGGGCTTGCGCAAGAGATAACGCTCCGCGCCTCCGCTATGGCGATCCGAGACCGGCGGGTCTGTTCCGTCTTCTTTGGCGGCGGGACGCCCTCAATACTGCAGGCATCGCAACTCATCGGCATCCTCGACCACTGTCGAGCCGCCTTCACCTTCGAGGATGGCGTAGAGGTCAGCCTCGAGGCCAACCCCGGGACGGTGGACCTTCCGAAGCTTCGTACGCTGTGGGAGGGCGGGGTGACCCGTCTGAGTGTAGGGGTTCAAGCTGTTCAGGACCGACTCCTCCAGCGGATCGGTCGTGCTCATGCTGCCTGCGAGGCTAAACGGGCTTTCTGGCTGATGCGTGAGGCCGGCTTCAGCAACATTAACCTGGACTTAATGTTCGGCCTGCCCGGTCAGAGTATCGGTGACTGGTCGGAGACCCTTGACTGGGCCATCAGCGTGGGTCCTGAACATGTCTCTCCCTACGGGCTGATCCTTGAAGAGGGGACACCTCTGCACCAGGAGCATCGCCAAGGGGAGATTGGGCTACCCGACGAAGAGGCGGAGGCAGTGATGTACGGGATGGCCGTGGACCGGCTGCTTGACGCCGGCTTTGAGCATTACGAAATCTCAAACTTTGCGCGTCCCGGCTTCCGTTGTCGCCACAATCTGGTTTACTGGCACCACCAGGAATACCTCGGCATGGGGGCGGGAGCTCACTCATTCCTTGCCGGGCGCCGGTTTTATAACGAGTTACTGCCTGCAAGCTACGTGCGCGCCATTAGCGAGCGTGGGACAGCCGTAGCCGGCGACGAAGAGCTTTCCGCTGAGATGCTGCGATCTGAGCGTCTAATGTTGGGGCTTCGGCTCCGGGCCGGACTGGACGTGCAGGTATTCAAGGACGTACTTAGCATTGAAGATCTCTCTGCGTCTGATCGAGTTACCCGTCTCCTGGATGATGGGTTTCTTCGCGTGAAGGAGGGGCGGGTGCAGATCACAGAGCGAGGGCTCCTCGTGGCCAATGAACTGATTGTCCAGCTCCTCTGA
- the hrcA gene encoding heat-inducible transcriptional repressor HrcA, with amino-acid sequence MGAHGLTPRECQILKVIIHDYITSGEPVGSRSVARRHLGHLSSATIRNVMADLEDVGYLSQPHASAGRIPTDSGYRFYVDSLMQRPKLSRVEESRIEQGIRPSHGEAEELVQGVSRILSDLSRYASVVLAPKFAQNTWRRINFVHLNRERILVVLMADSGLVRQKVIAIDELIEQPELDRISNYLNSVLGGVTLHEVRKRIMARMAEERDEFNRLMQRALELSNKTLEGEEEHVYIGGTANIAHQPEFADVKTMKNIFAAFEEKSKLVKILDYCLTQEGLRIIIGRESEVREMRELSLIAAPYKSGDHVVGVLGIVGPKRIAYDRMAALVDCTARLVSKLLTEADV; translated from the coding sequence ATGGGGGCGCATGGACTTACTCCAAGGGAGTGTCAGATTCTGAAGGTGATTATCCATGACTACATCACCTCCGGGGAGCCTGTAGGTTCCCGAAGTGTCGCCAGACGCCATCTGGGCCACCTCAGCTCTGCTACTATCCGCAATGTTATGGCGGACCTTGAGGATGTAGGTTATCTCTCTCAACCGCACGCTTCAGCCGGTAGGATCCCAACCGATTCCGGGTATCGCTTCTACGTTGATAGCCTCATGCAGCGCCCTAAATTATCGAGGGTAGAGGAAAGCCGTATCGAGCAAGGGATCCGTCCGAGTCATGGTGAGGCCGAAGAATTGGTGCAGGGAGTCAGCCGAATCCTCTCCGATCTATCGCGATACGCTTCCGTAGTTCTTGCGCCAAAGTTTGCTCAGAACACCTGGCGACGCATTAACTTTGTCCACCTCAATCGGGAGCGGATCCTGGTAGTCCTCATGGCTGATTCCGGGCTCGTACGGCAGAAGGTGATCGCTATCGATGAGCTGATCGAGCAGCCGGAGCTGGATCGGATCTCTAACTACCTGAACAGTGTATTGGGCGGGGTTACCCTTCACGAGGTGAGGAAGAGGATCATGGCCCGGATGGCCGAGGAGCGGGATGAGTTCAACCGTCTGATGCAGCGCGCTCTGGAGCTCAGCAACAAGACGCTGGAAGGTGAGGAAGAGCACGTCTATATTGGAGGGACGGCCAACATCGCTCATCAGCCGGAGTTTGCCGACGTAAAAACGATGAAGAACATCTTCGCGGCCTTCGAAGAAAAATCAAAGCTGGTGAAAATCCTTGATTACTGCCTCACCCAGGAGGGGTTAAGGATTATCATCGGTCGCGAGAGTGAAGTCAGAGAGATGCGCGAGCTCAGCCTGATTGCCGCGCCGTACAAGAGCGGGGATCATGTCGTTGGCGTGCTCGGAATCGTGGGACCGAAACGGATCGCCTACGACCGTATGGCAGCCCTAGTCGATTGCACCGCCAGGCTCGTCAGTAAGCTCCTGACAGAGGCCGATGTGTAG